From Gimesia panareensis, the proteins below share one genomic window:
- a CDS encoding FAD-dependent oxidoreductase, translating to MADKKIDRRDFGKYLAGGTAAFLTGAASAADKQPLVDGVTRPSNTLLLDGGGQSVWNSTAQHVRTRGWVSPDGKVFHEAARNIPIEEEDDVIVCGGGPAGFAAALAAARSGAKTRLLEVNGCVGGVWTAGALTLIIDAQNKPGIMHEILDKLEERGASNVLNNGSVAYDTEKTKLLLEDLLLEAGVKIQLHTRVVGAVTDINNRLSVIVTESKSGRQAWRAKSFIDCTGDGDMAAQAGCGYEFGQPGTGLTQPMSLMVLLTGVTTDGIAAFVRGDAEPRKLGNPKKNLLAEFQRAGIDPSYGGPTIFRVRDGLFAMMANHEYGTLSIDAAHVTDATLQARREVHKLVNSLKKLGDPWTNLEIIATAEQIGTREGRRILGRYYVTSEDLKNGARFDDAICHVRFGIDVHSTNPGKTKAIEKKPFKSKPYDIPLRALIARDVNGLMMAGRCISGDFIAHSSYRVTGNAVAMGEAAGVASAVAATSGKMPHEVPFSAVSKQLAQIRDEDQQQVKS from the coding sequence ATGGCAGACAAAAAGATAGACCGCCGCGATTTTGGAAAATATCTGGCTGGTGGAACTGCCGCTTTTCTGACAGGAGCAGCCAGCGCGGCCGACAAACAGCCGCTTGTCGATGGCGTGACGCGACCTTCGAATACGCTGCTTCTGGACGGAGGTGGTCAGTCGGTCTGGAATTCGACTGCACAACATGTCCGCACCCGGGGCTGGGTTTCTCCGGACGGGAAAGTCTTTCACGAAGCGGCACGGAACATTCCCATCGAGGAAGAAGACGATGTCATTGTGTGTGGGGGTGGACCGGCCGGTTTCGCCGCTGCTCTGGCTGCCGCCCGCAGTGGGGCGAAAACCAGGCTGCTGGAAGTGAATGGCTGTGTGGGAGGTGTCTGGACGGCCGGTGCGCTAACGTTGATTATCGATGCCCAGAATAAGCCGGGGATCATGCATGAGATTTTGGACAAGCTCGAAGAACGCGGTGCCAGTAATGTCTTGAATAACGGTTCCGTGGCGTATGACACCGAGAAAACCAAGCTGCTGCTGGAAGATCTCCTGCTCGAAGCGGGTGTGAAAATTCAGCTGCATACCCGCGTGGTTGGTGCGGTGACGGACATCAATAATCGCCTGTCGGTGATCGTCACCGAATCAAAGTCCGGTCGACAGGCCTGGCGGGCGAAGTCATTCATTGACTGTACTGGTGATGGAGACATGGCGGCGCAGGCCGGCTGTGGCTATGAATTCGGCCAGCCCGGAACCGGACTGACTCAGCCGATGAGCCTGATGGTACTGCTGACCGGTGTGACTACTGACGGGATCGCGGCGTTTGTCCGTGGTGATGCCGAGCCCCGCAAGCTGGGGAACCCGAAGAAGAACCTGCTGGCAGAATTTCAGCGGGCCGGCATAGACCCCTCTTATGGCGGTCCCACCATTTTCCGTGTCCGGGACGGACTGTTTGCGATGATGGCCAACCATGAATACGGGACACTTTCCATCGATGCCGCCCACGTGACTGATGCGACACTGCAGGCGCGACGTGAAGTGCACAAGCTGGTTAACAGTCTCAAAAAACTGGGAGATCCCTGGACGAACCTGGAAATTATCGCGACAGCCGAACAGATCGGAACGCGTGAAGGACGACGTATTCTGGGACGCTATTACGTGACCAGCGAAGATCTCAAAAACGGGGCTCGCTTTGATGATGCGATCTGCCACGTAAGGTTTGGAATCGACGTGCATTCCACCAATCCGGGAAAGACGAAAGCGATTGAAAAGAAACCGTTCAAATCGAAGCCGTATGATATTCCCCTGCGGGCTTTGATTGCCCGGGATGTGAATGGACTGATGATGGCGGGACGCTGTATCAGCGGCGATTTTATCGCGCACAGCAGCTATCGGGTTACAGGGAATGCAGTTGCGATGGGAGAAGCGGCGGGTGTCGCGTCAGCCGTCGCTGCGACTTCCGGGAAAATGCCCCACGAGGTCCCCTTCTCTGCCGTTTCAAAGCAACTGGCCCAGATTCGTGACGAGGATCAGCAGCAGGTCAAGAGCTAG
- a CDS encoding glycine--tRNA ligase, producing the protein MKKEMEKIVALCKRRGFVFQSSEIYGGLQGFWDYGPLGVELKRNVREAWWSDMITTHNELITPEGAPKPFGMTGVETTIIMHPSVWKSSGHFDLFHDFMVDSKESKARFRVDHVSVAVAYASDEKPVACETYMADIGEEGLSKTKRKRLEKAIAEYEKENNLSNSETPQISVCNLMEYAKMLADSGIPATGKLEARCPETGGELTEPREFNLMFKTIIGALSGEEGTAFLRPETAQGMFVNFKNVVDSGRVKIPFGIAQIGKSFRNEITPRNYTFRSREFEQMEMEFFCHPDESFEWYKYWRDRRYNWYIKHGINPENLILRDHTQEELAHYSVGTADVEYAFPFMEENEYGELEGIAHRGDFDLRSHMEGKLVREGDQLVVEKNEHGQPKYKGSGKDLTYFDDQTRERFIPHVIEPAAGADRATLAFLCEAYYEDEQPDENGKMQSRTVMQFHPKLAPVKAAVFPLIKKAGMPEVAADIYGKLKKAGIQAVYDQQGAIGRRYRRQDEIGTPFCLTVDGETEQDNCVTLRDRDSLKQERVPIDDIVSEVQRRIQG; encoded by the coding sequence ATGAAAAAAGAGATGGAAAAAATTGTGGCGTTGTGTAAGCGACGCGGGTTTGTTTTTCAGTCTTCCGAGATCTATGGCGGATTACAGGGATTCTGGGATTACGGCCCACTGGGAGTCGAACTGAAGCGGAATGTGCGGGAGGCCTGGTGGTCGGACATGATCACGACGCACAATGAGCTGATCACGCCGGAAGGGGCACCCAAGCCGTTTGGCATGACCGGAGTGGAGACCACCATCATCATGCATCCCAGCGTCTGGAAAAGCTCCGGGCACTTCGATCTGTTTCATGACTTCATGGTCGATTCCAAAGAGTCCAAGGCTCGGTTCCGCGTAGACCATGTTTCGGTCGCGGTCGCCTATGCGTCCGACGAGAAGCCGGTCGCCTGTGAAACGTACATGGCGGACATTGGCGAGGAAGGACTTTCCAAAACGAAACGGAAGCGTCTGGAAAAAGCGATTGCCGAGTATGAGAAAGAGAACAATCTCTCCAACAGCGAAACGCCACAGATTTCCGTCTGCAATCTGATGGAATACGCCAAAATGCTGGCAGATTCAGGGATTCCTGCAACCGGCAAGCTGGAAGCCCGCTGTCCCGAAACGGGGGGAGAACTGACCGAACCCCGCGAGTTTAACCTGATGTTTAAAACGATCATCGGCGCGCTGTCAGGCGAGGAAGGAACTGCCTTTCTGCGTCCCGAAACGGCCCAGGGGATGTTCGTCAACTTTAAAAACGTGGTCGACAGTGGACGCGTGAAGATTCCATTCGGGATTGCCCAGATCGGAAAAAGTTTCCGGAACGAAATTACGCCGCGCAACTACACCTTCCGCTCGCGCGAATTCGAACAGATGGAAATGGAATTCTTCTGTCATCCGGATGAATCCTTCGAATGGTACAAGTACTGGCGCGATCGCAGGTACAACTGGTACATCAAGCACGGGATTAACCCTGAGAATCTGATTCTCCGCGACCATACGCAGGAAGAGCTGGCCCACTACTCCGTGGGGACAGCGGATGTGGAGTATGCATTCCCCTTCATGGAAGAGAACGAGTATGGAGAGCTGGAAGGGATTGCCCATCGTGGCGATTTCGATCTGCGTTCACACATGGAAGGGAAGCTGGTTCGTGAAGGCGATCAGCTGGTGGTCGAAAAGAATGAGCATGGTCAGCCCAAGTACAAAGGGAGCGGAAAAGATCTGACTTACTTCGACGATCAGACCCGCGAACGGTTCATTCCGCACGTGATTGAACCGGCTGCCGGGGCGGACCGGGCGACGCTGGCATTCCTGTGCGAAGCGTACTACGAAGACGAGCAGCCCGATGAGAATGGAAAAATGCAGTCCCGCACAGTGATGCAGTTCCATCCCAAACTGGCGCCGGTCAAAGCGGCCGTGTTCCCGTTGATCAAAAAAGCGGGCATGCCGGAAGTGGCAGCTGACATTTACGGGAAACTGAAGAAAGCCGGGATCCAGGCGGTTTACGATCAGCAGGGCGCGATCGGGCGGCGTTATCGTCGTCAGGATGAGATCGGAACACCTTTCTGCTTGACAGTGGATGGGGAGACCGAACAGGATAACTGTGTAACCCTGCGTGATCGCGATTCGCTGAAACAGGAACGCGTTCCCATCGACGACATCGTGTCGGAAGTTCAACGGCGCATTCAGGGATAA
- a CDS encoding 2-phosphosulfolactate phosphatase: MPAEIRTCFLPVLSQPEEFSGSVAVILDILRASSTMTYALNSGAEAIIPCQEIDEARALAEQMRSEGEQVLLGGERGGIQIEGFDLDNSPARYPAEVVGGKQIVFTTSNGTRALKRAIQARRILIGAFINLDVLLEILRESDGLIYLVCAGTDGVVTGEDCLCAGAIAAELVDQCETELVLDDCTRIVIDHYRTQIQQPDGLLQGVRASLGGRNLIRRGFEEDIRLCSQRGLISKVPEFNHQTGLITFSAG; this comes from the coding sequence ATGCCTGCCGAGATCCGAACCTGCTTTTTGCCTGTCTTGTCACAACCTGAAGAGTTTTCAGGGAGTGTGGCTGTGATTCTGGATATTCTGCGTGCCTCATCCACGATGACGTATGCGCTGAATTCCGGGGCCGAGGCGATCATTCCGTGCCAGGAGATCGACGAAGCCCGCGCGCTGGCAGAACAAATGCGGTCGGAAGGTGAGCAGGTTCTACTGGGAGGCGAACGAGGGGGGATTCAGATTGAAGGCTTCGATCTGGACAACTCCCCTGCCCGCTATCCGGCTGAGGTGGTGGGAGGCAAACAGATTGTCTTCACCACTAGTAACGGAACACGGGCGCTCAAGCGGGCCATTCAGGCGCGTCGGATCCTGATCGGCGCCTTTATCAATCTGGATGTACTGCTGGAAATTCTCCGAGAGAGTGACGGGCTGATCTACCTGGTCTGTGCCGGGACGGATGGGGTCGTCACCGGAGAAGACTGTCTGTGTGCCGGTGCGATCGCGGCGGAGCTGGTAGATCAGTGCGAAACCGAACTGGTTCTGGACGATTGCACGCGGATCGTGATCGATCACTACCGGACACAGATCCAGCAGCCTGACGGTTTACTTCAGGGGGTCCGCGCCAGCCTGGGAGGCCGCAACCTGATTCGGCGTGGCTTTGAAGAGGATATTCGGCTATGTTCCCAGCGTGGCCTGATTTCCAAGGTTCCTGAATTTAATCACCAGACCGGCCTGATTACGTTTTCTGCCGGCTGA
- the purD gene encoding phosphoribosylamine--glycine ligase, with translation MKVLVIGQGGREHALVWKLAQSESVSQVYCAPGNAGTQLDGTNVDISVSDIPRMVAFAKEESIGLAVVGPEVPLVAGMSDALRAEGIPVFGPSKAAAELEGSKSFAKQMMWKANVPTAKSETFNNFEAAEAYIEDREEQPLVIKADGLAAGKGVLICDTKQEALDAIKSLMKIKEFGDAGKTVIIEEKLIGQEVSILAIVSGSTIIPLETSQDHKAAYDGDKGPNTGGMGAYSPAPLVTESLMNEIIEKILVPMVNVMKIEERPFNGILYAGLMITNQGPKVLEFNVRFGDPEAQPVLMRLKTDLGQLLLAAAEERLDDIDPLEWDERPTVCVVMASEGYPGDYEKGRVIRGLAEAAALSDTKVFHAGTKMKDDQVVTDGGRVLGVTAIGDSISDAKLKAYQAVKCIRWDGAWCRKDISDKAR, from the coding sequence ATGAAAGTGTTAGTGATTGGCCAGGGAGGCCGTGAGCATGCTCTGGTCTGGAAGCTGGCCCAGTCGGAATCCGTCTCCCAGGTCTATTGTGCACCCGGTAATGCAGGCACGCAGCTGGACGGAACAAATGTGGATATCAGTGTCTCGGATATCCCCCGCATGGTCGCCTTTGCCAAAGAAGAGTCAATCGGTCTGGCGGTCGTCGGTCCCGAAGTTCCTCTGGTAGCAGGCATGTCTGATGCTCTGCGTGCGGAAGGAATTCCGGTGTTCGGTCCTTCTAAAGCGGCTGCGGAACTGGAAGGGAGTAAATCCTTTGCCAAGCAGATGATGTGGAAGGCAAATGTGCCGACAGCGAAATCGGAAACGTTCAACAACTTCGAAGCAGCCGAGGCGTACATCGAAGACCGCGAAGAACAGCCACTGGTGATCAAAGCCGATGGTCTGGCCGCGGGCAAAGGGGTGTTGATCTGTGATACCAAACAGGAAGCACTGGACGCCATCAAGTCGCTGATGAAAATCAAAGAGTTCGGTGATGCGGGTAAAACCGTAATTATCGAAGAAAAGCTGATCGGCCAGGAAGTCAGTATTCTGGCCATCGTCAGCGGTTCTACGATCATCCCGCTGGAAACATCACAGGACCACAAGGCCGCCTACGACGGAGACAAGGGACCTAATACGGGAGGCATGGGAGCTTACAGCCCTGCACCGCTGGTGACCGAATCATTGATGAATGAGATCATCGAAAAGATCCTGGTTCCGATGGTGAATGTCATGAAAATCGAAGAGCGTCCCTTCAACGGGATTCTCTATGCGGGCCTGATGATTACCAATCAGGGACCGAAAGTCCTGGAATTCAACGTGCGGTTCGGTGATCCCGAAGCCCAGCCGGTACTGATGCGGCTTAAAACTGATCTTGGTCAGCTGTTACTGGCGGCTGCCGAAGAACGTCTGGATGACATCGATCCACTGGAGTGGGACGAACGCCCCACCGTTTGTGTGGTGATGGCTTCCGAGGGCTACCCGGGTGATTACGAAAAAGGGAGAGTCATTCGGGGGCTGGCAGAAGCTGCAGCGCTGTCGGATACGAAAGTCTTCCATGCGGGGACAAAGATGAAGGATGATCAGGTCGTGACCGATGGCGGACGCGTACTGGGAGTGACGGCGATTGGCGATTCGATCAGCGATGCCAAACTCAAAGCCTATCAGGCAGTGAAATGTATCCGCTGGGATGGTGCCTGGTGCCGCAAGGATATTTCCGACAAGGCTCGTTGA
- a CDS encoding aspartate-semialdehyde dehydrogenase, producing MFDTVAIIGATGAVGHIMRKLLEDRNFQAKNFRFLASARSAGKTLEFQGKTYTLEELTKDSFEGVELVIASTPDDVAAEFLPSAVEAGAIVIDESGYWRMKPEVALVVPEINPEAALEAKGIIASPNCSTTQMVMALKPLHDASPVKRVIVSTYQATSGAGVAGTSDLLEGSRAYLEEKDYEYQVFPHPIAFNAIPQIGSEKEEGYTSEEMKMVYETRKILGDESIQVNPTCVRIPVANCHSETITVETERPISPEEARKLFSDFPGITVVDDLQNLSYPLPSTCDGSDEVYIGRIRRDISNPNGLTFWCVSDNLRKGAATNAVQIAELLAKHKACT from the coding sequence GTGTTTGATACTGTCGCCATCATTGGTGCCACCGGTGCCGTCGGGCACATCATGCGGAAACTGCTGGAAGACCGGAACTTCCAGGCTAAAAATTTTCGATTTCTGGCTTCGGCCCGATCCGCAGGCAAAACACTCGAATTTCAGGGAAAAACTTACACTCTGGAAGAGCTGACCAAAGATTCCTTCGAGGGAGTCGAACTGGTCATTGCCTCGACTCCTGATGATGTTGCCGCCGAATTCCTGCCCTCGGCAGTCGAAGCCGGCGCCATCGTGATCGATGAATCTGGCTACTGGCGGATGAAGCCGGAAGTGGCGCTCGTGGTTCCGGAAATCAACCCCGAAGCCGCCCTCGAAGCCAAAGGGATCATCGCCAGCCCTAACTGTTCGACCACGCAGATGGTCATGGCCCTGAAGCCGCTGCACGATGCTTCGCCCGTCAAACGGGTTATCGTCAGCACCTACCAGGCGACCAGTGGTGCAGGAGTGGCCGGCACCAGCGATCTACTGGAAGGTTCCCGGGCCTACCTGGAAGAAAAAGACTACGAATACCAGGTCTTTCCGCACCCGATCGCCTTCAATGCCATCCCCCAGATCGGCAGTGAAAAAGAAGAGGGCTACACCAGTGAAGAAATGAAAATGGTGTATGAAACCCGCAAAATCCTCGGCGATGAATCGATTCAGGTCAATCCGACGTGCGTCCGCATCCCGGTCGCCAACTGCCACAGCGAAACGATTACCGTCGAAACCGAACGTCCGATTTCACCCGAAGAAGCCCGCAAGCTCTTCTCCGATTTCCCCGGAATCACGGTGGTGGACGACCTGCAGAACCTGTCGTACCCTCTGCCGTCTACCTGTGATGGAAGTGACGAAGTCTATATCGGACGGATCCGCCGCGATATTTCGAATCCCAACGGGCTCACCTTCTGGTGCGTCAGCGATAACCTGCGGAAAGGTGCTGCTACCAATGCGGTTCAGATCGCAGAACTGCTGGCCAAACATAAAGCCTGCACTTAA
- the lysA gene encoding diaminopimelate decarboxylase: MTAFHYQNDELFCENVPVAKLAEEFGTPLWIYSKAAFLGRLKEIQDAFAEVDPVICYSVKANGNLSILKTMNDAGSSFDVVSGGELFRVQQAGADTTRVVFAGVGKTDEEIRQALKADILMFDVESEAELDAIAAIAEEVGCVGRVALRLNPDIDAKTHHKTTTGKKGNKFGMDIERATELADKVLKDDRLELTGIHMHLGSPILSTDPYAKAVKKGAEVIQQLRDKGHNTNWMNLGGGFGISYKTDEGPSAQTYADVIVPTIKEIGCRLALEPGRFIAGNSGILVSQIVFTKREGGKLFYIQDGGMTDLVRPAMYDSYHRVWPVKPKVPMPFDCEGEIAGCEPADVVGPVCESCDYFAKDRYLPPMERGDYLCMFSAGAYGSVMSSNYNARPRSAEILVDGSDYQVIRRRETYEELIALEQA, translated from the coding sequence ATGACTGCCTTTCATTATCAAAACGATGAACTGTTCTGTGAAAATGTGCCTGTCGCCAAGCTGGCAGAAGAATTTGGAACTCCGCTCTGGATCTACTCCAAAGCGGCTTTCCTGGGGCGGCTGAAAGAAATTCAGGATGCGTTCGCTGAAGTTGATCCGGTCATCTGCTATTCCGTGAAAGCTAACGGCAATCTGAGTATTCTCAAGACGATGAACGACGCCGGCAGCAGTTTTGACGTCGTTTCTGGCGGGGAACTGTTCCGCGTTCAACAGGCTGGTGCAGACACGACCCGGGTGGTCTTCGCAGGAGTGGGCAAAACCGATGAAGAAATCCGCCAGGCCCTCAAAGCTGACATTCTGATGTTCGACGTCGAAAGCGAAGCCGAACTCGATGCCATCGCCGCCATCGCGGAAGAAGTGGGCTGCGTCGGCCGGGTCGCCCTGCGACTCAACCCGGATATTGACGCCAAAACCCATCACAAAACGACAACCGGCAAAAAGGGTAACAAGTTCGGTATGGACATCGAACGAGCCACCGAACTGGCAGACAAAGTCCTGAAGGACGATCGACTGGAACTGACCGGCATCCACATGCACCTCGGTTCGCCGATCCTCTCGACCGATCCCTATGCGAAAGCGGTCAAGAAAGGGGCGGAAGTCATTCAACAGCTGCGGGACAAAGGCCATAACACCAACTGGATGAATCTGGGGGGCGGTTTTGGGATCAGTTACAAAACAGACGAAGGTCCCTCAGCCCAGACTTATGCCGATGTCATCGTGCCCACAATTAAGGAGATCGGCTGCCGCCTGGCTTTGGAACCCGGACGCTTTATCGCCGGGAACTCCGGCATCCTGGTCAGCCAGATCGTCTTCACCAAGCGGGAAGGGGGCAAGCTGTTCTACATTCAGGATGGGGGCATGACCGATCTCGTCCGTCCCGCCATGTACGATTCCTATCATCGCGTCTGGCCCGTCAAACCCAAAGTCCCCATGCCTTTCGACTGTGAAGGGGAAATTGCAGGCTGTGAACCTGCCGATGTGGTCGGTCCGGTTTGCGAATCCTGCGATTATTTCGCTAAAGACCGCTATCTGCCCCCCATGGAGCGGGGCGATTATCTTTGCATGTTCAGCGCAGGTGCTTATGGCTCTGTGATGAGCAGCAACTACAACGCCCGTCCCCGCAGCGCGGAAATTCTGGTGGATGGCAGCGATTATCAGGTCATTCGCCGACGCGAAACCTACGAAGAACTGATCGCGCTGGAACAGGCTTAA